From a region of the Lactuca sativa cultivar Salinas chromosome 4, Lsat_Salinas_v11, whole genome shotgun sequence genome:
- the LOC111906392 gene encoding LOW QUALITY PROTEIN: transcription factor bHLH18 (The sequence of the model RefSeq protein was modified relative to this genomic sequence to represent the inferred CDS: deleted 2 bases in 1 codon) — protein sequence MTSVDQSFQKTYTTNKKPSSNPEPLIATNLPSSNTFTISFGDLKSKNKIFQIKDSLGYESASATKIPTIARNMIQAQDHMDKASVLEDASNYIKELQGRVKKLEGLSSPKRKNFQSSVISMKRSKLSTSDDEYYSTDDTNSCDSTNPFKLSPEIEVRMSGSSVLVKIECEKNISSFVKALNQMQKLGLTTISSSAMPFSKTRLLINIVSQIEDGFCITPTDLVKQLQLAI from the exons ATGACATCTGTCGACCaatcttttcagaaaacataCACAACTAATAAGAAGCCTTCTTCAAACCCAGAACCCCTTATTGCTACTAATCTTCCTTCATCCAACACtttcaccatatcttttggagaTCTAAAATCTAAAAATAAGATCTTCCAGATTAAAGATTCACTTGGGTATGAATCTGCTAGTGCTACAAAGATTCCAACGATTGCCAGGAATATGATTCAGGCACAAGATCAT ATGGATAAGGCATCTGTGCTAGAAGATGCATCCAATTACATAAAAGAACTTCAAGGTCGTGTGAAG AAATTGGAGGGATTATCAAGCCCTAAGAGAAAGAATTTTCAATCATCTGTTATATCCATGAAAAGATCTAAGCTTAGTACTAGTGATGATGAATACTACTCAACTGATGACACGAATTCCTGTGATAGTACTAATCCTTTCAAATTATCTCCTGAGATTGAAGTTCGGATGTCAGGAAGCAGTGTTCTTGTAAAAATTGAGTGCGAAAAAAACATCTCTTCGTTTGTGAAAGCATTAAACCAGATGCAGAAGCTTGGATTGACGACCATTAGTAGCAGTGCCATGCCGTTTTCTAAGACAAGACTTCTAATCAATATTGTATCTCAG ATTGAGGATGGATTTTGCATAACGCCAACAGACCTTGTAAAGCAACTGCAACTAGCTATATGA